From the genome of Miscanthus floridulus cultivar M001 chromosome 10, ASM1932011v1, whole genome shotgun sequence, one region includes:
- the LOC136489026 gene encoding uncharacterized protein has translation MAHEAWKKLEESFEGTQAVKDAKAYILNEKFASFKMKNEEDDDGKEEKNKKKKDDKKDEKKRVTFKAASSSKGKAKQETSSEDECSSFNKDDDEKMVFFMKKFGKFMMKKGYQARGKKSSSKNKDDQRRCFKSGSKDHLVVQCPYNSDNDDDCKKSKKKDKK, from the exons atggctcatgaggcatggaagaagttggaggaatcatttgagggcactcaagcagtGAAGGACgccaaggcatacattctcaatgagaaatttgcaagcttcaagatgaagaatgaaga agatgatgatgggaaagaagagaagaacaagaagaagaaagatgacaagaaggatgagaagaagagagtGACATTCAAAGCTGCATCATcttccaagggcaaggcaaagcaagaaacatcaagtgaagatgagtgCTCAAGCTttaataaagatgatgatgagaagatggtttTCTttatgaagaagtttggcaaattcatgatgaagaagggctatcaagCTAGAgggaagaagtcatcatccaagaacaaggatgaccaaaggaggtgcttcaagagtggtagcaaggatcatcttgttgttcaatgtccctacaatagtgacaatgatgatgattgcaagaagagcaagaagaaggacaagaagtaG